One window of the Nocardia huaxiensis genome contains the following:
- the ppa gene encoding inorganic diphosphatase, translated as MKFDVTIEIPRGQRNKYEVDHETGRVRLDRYLYTPMMYPADYGYIEDTLGGDGDPLDCMVLLPEPVFPGVLVEARPVGVLIMSDEAGTDEKLVAVPAKDKRWDHIQDVEDIPEFQRKEIAHFFERYKDLEPGKWVKVEGWEGREKAETLVTEAYARLKEQGGH; from the coding sequence GTGAAGTTCGACGTCACCATCGAGATCCCCCGGGGTCAGCGCAACAAGTACGAGGTCGACCACGAGACCGGGCGGGTGCGGCTGGATCGCTACCTCTACACCCCGATGATGTACCCGGCCGACTACGGCTACATCGAGGACACCCTGGGCGGCGACGGTGACCCGCTGGACTGCATGGTCCTGCTGCCCGAGCCCGTGTTCCCGGGCGTGCTGGTCGAGGCCCGTCCCGTCGGCGTGCTCATCATGAGCGACGAGGCCGGCACCGACGAGAAGCTGGTCGCGGTGCCCGCCAAGGACAAGCGCTGGGATCACATCCAGGACGTCGAGGACATCCCGGAGTTCCAGCGCAAGGAGATCGCGCACTTCTTCGAGCGCTACAAGGACCTGGAGCCCGGCAAGTGGGTCAAGGTCGAGGGCTGGGAGGGCCGCGAGAAGGCCGAAACCCTGGTCACCGAGGCGTACGCGCGGCTGAAGGAGCAGGGCGGCCACTGA
- the hpt gene encoding hypoxanthine phosphoribosyltransferase, which yields MYGDDIASVLISEDQIAEKIDEIADLVAKRYPAGAPEGDLLLVGVLKGAIFFMTDLAKRLQIPTQMEFMAVSSYGSSTSSSGVVRIMKDLDKDIAGRNVLIVEDIIDSGLTLSWLLRNLKSRNPASLEVVTLLRKPDALRTQVDVMHVGFDIPNEFVVGYGLDYAERYRDLPYIGTLDPKVYGGK from the coding sequence GTGTACGGGGATGACATCGCGTCGGTGCTGATCAGCGAAGACCAGATCGCGGAAAAGATCGACGAGATCGCGGACCTGGTTGCCAAGCGGTATCCGGCGGGAGCTCCCGAAGGTGACCTGCTGCTGGTGGGTGTGCTCAAGGGCGCGATCTTCTTCATGACGGATCTGGCCAAGCGGCTGCAGATTCCGACTCAGATGGAGTTCATGGCGGTCTCGTCGTACGGGTCGTCGACCTCGTCGTCGGGCGTCGTGCGGATCATGAAGGATCTGGACAAGGACATCGCCGGCCGCAATGTGCTGATCGTCGAGGACATCATCGACTCCGGTCTCACGCTGTCGTGGCTGCTGCGGAACCTGAAGAGCCGCAATCCCGCATCGCTCGAGGTCGTGACGCTGCTGCGCAAGCCCGACGCGCTGCGCACCCAGGTGGATGTCATGCATGTGGGCTTCGACATCCCGAACGAGTTCGTGGTGGGCTACGGCCTGGATTACGCCGAGCGCTACCGCGACCTGCCCTACATCGGCACCCTCGACCCGAAGGTCTACGGGGGGAAGTAA
- a CDS encoding MDR family MFS transporter, protein MATSEVAASTGEGGFTHRQILVILSGLLLGVLLAALDQTIVSTAIRTIADDLDGYALQAWATTAYLITATLATPLYGKLSDMYGRKPFYLAAISIFLAGSLLCTLAQSMYELAAFRALQGLGAGGLMSLALTIVGDIVSPRERARYQGYFLAVFGTSSVLGPLLGGLFAGQSSLLGIAGWRWVFLVNVPLGLFALLVVSRVLRLPKPVRSLDRVDYWGVLVLALGITPLLVVAEQGREWGWGSGRSVLCYVIGGVSVAVFVAIEAKLGDAALIPLRIFRNPTFALGVVISFVVGAGMFGGILLMPQYLQVVRGASPMLGGLQMIPMVLGIMIGSIISGQLISRTGHYRNYTILGAAMITLGLFLMHYLRADTAFWMVAAFMLCVGFGLGNLMQPLILALQNALPPKDMGVSTGAATFFRQIGGTLGAAVFLSILFTRLAPDIEAELVAAGQDPAAAGQVLVDSSVIQRLDPVLAQPFQVGFANSLSAVFLTTSAVTAVALLLILFWKEVPLRTTAGLTTPRE, encoded by the coding sequence ATGGCTACATCCGAGGTGGCCGCATCCACCGGCGAGGGTGGATTCACGCACCGGCAGATTCTGGTGATTCTCAGCGGGCTACTGCTCGGGGTGCTGCTGGCCGCGCTCGATCAGACCATTGTGTCGACGGCGATCCGGACCATTGCCGATGATCTGGACGGTTATGCGTTACAGGCTTGGGCCACAACGGCTTATCTGATCACGGCCACGCTGGCGACGCCGCTGTACGGAAAACTGTCGGACATGTACGGGCGCAAGCCCTTCTATCTGGCGGCCATTTCCATTTTCCTGGCGGGTTCGCTGCTGTGCACGCTCGCGCAGAGCATGTACGAGCTGGCGGCGTTTCGGGCTTTGCAGGGGCTGGGTGCGGGCGGGCTCATGTCGCTGGCCCTCACCATTGTCGGCGATATCGTGAGCCCGCGGGAAAGAGCCAGATATCAGGGCTATTTTCTGGCCGTGTTCGGCACCTCGAGTGTGCTCGGTCCGCTATTGGGCGGATTGTTCGCCGGGCAGTCCAGCCTGCTCGGGATCGCCGGGTGGCGTTGGGTTTTCCTGGTCAACGTGCCGCTGGGGCTGTTCGCGCTGCTGGTGGTCTCACGCGTGCTGCGACTGCCGAAACCGGTGAGATCCCTTGACCGTGTGGACTATTGGGGTGTGCTGGTGCTGGCGCTCGGCATCACGCCACTGTTGGTCGTCGCCGAGCAGGGGCGTGAATGGGGTTGGGGGAGTGGACGATCGGTGCTCTGTTACGTGATCGGCGGGGTCTCGGTGGCGGTGTTCGTCGCGATCGAGGCGAAACTCGGTGACGCGGCGCTGATTCCGCTGCGGATTTTCCGGAATCCGACGTTCGCGCTGGGTGTGGTGATCTCGTTCGTGGTGGGCGCGGGCATGTTCGGCGGAATCCTGCTCATGCCACAGTATTTGCAGGTGGTGCGGGGTGCGAGCCCGATGCTGGGTGGTTTGCAGATGATTCCCATGGTGCTCGGCATCATGATCGGCTCGATCATTTCCGGCCAATTGATATCGCGCACCGGGCATTACCGGAATTATACGATTCTCGGCGCCGCCATGATCACCCTCGGGCTGTTCCTGATGCATTATCTGCGGGCGGACACCGCGTTCTGGATGGTGGCGGCGTTCATGCTGTGTGTCGGATTCGGGCTCGGGAATCTCATGCAGCCGCTCATTCTCGCGCTGCAGAATGCGTTGCCGCCCAAGGATATGGGCGTCTCCACGGGCGCCGCGACCTTCTTTCGCCAGATCGGGGGCACGCTGGGGGCGGCGGTGTTCCTGTCGATCCTGTTCACCCGGCTCGCGCCCGATATCGAAGCCGAACTCGTTGCCGCGGGCCAGGATCCGGCGGCCGCGGGGCAGGTGCTGGTCGACAGTTCGGTGATCCAGCGCTTGGATCCGGTGCTGGCGCAGCCGTTCCAGGTGGGTTTCGCGAACTCGCTGTCCGCGGTGTTCCTGACGACCTCGGCGGTGACCGCGGTGGCGCTGCTGCTGATCCTCTTCTGGAAAGAGGTGCCGCTGCGCACCACCGCGGGGCTCACCACTCCGCGGGAGTAG
- a CDS encoding LysR family transcriptional regulator has translation MDPHLRDLRYFVAVAEELHFTNAAQRLHIAQPTLSRQIRQLERQLDVVLFDRNQRSVALTVAGKELLEGARKILELWEVTNVALQEAGEVLRVGIQSSIGRGLITDLESASGHRLALHSASWTDPSSGLAGRQADLALMWLPVPDTSRYRWQVLRTEPRWVLLPENHALANQETIDFADLADEPFIAMPAEAGAARDFWLGADSRSGRQAKIGAEAATAEERLEAVSLGLGVCLLAENNVPMYRWPGLTARPVTGLAPCELAVAWRADDDRPTILEFAARVLEGGFADNREPVAAAQ, from the coding sequence ATGGACCCGCATTTGCGCGACCTGCGGTATTTCGTCGCCGTCGCTGAGGAACTGCACTTCACGAATGCCGCTCAGCGGCTGCACATCGCACAACCCACTCTGTCACGGCAGATCCGGCAGCTGGAACGCCAGCTGGACGTCGTGCTGTTCGACCGCAACCAGCGCAGTGTCGCCCTGACCGTCGCGGGCAAGGAACTGCTCGAAGGCGCCCGGAAGATCCTGGAACTCTGGGAGGTCACCAATGTGGCCCTGCAGGAGGCGGGTGAGGTGCTGCGCGTCGGCATCCAGTCCTCCATCGGCCGCGGTCTGATCACCGATCTGGAGTCCGCCAGCGGGCACCGGCTCGCCCTGCACTCGGCGTCCTGGACCGACCCGTCCTCCGGCCTGGCCGGGCGGCAGGCGGACCTGGCGCTCATGTGGCTGCCGGTGCCCGACACCAGCCGCTACCGCTGGCAGGTGCTGCGCACCGAGCCGCGCTGGGTGCTGCTGCCGGAGAACCACGCGCTGGCGAACCAGGAGACCATCGACTTCGCCGACCTGGCCGATGAACCGTTCATCGCCATGCCCGCCGAAGCCGGTGCGGCGCGCGACTTCTGGCTCGGCGCGGACTCCCGCTCCGGTCGCCAGGCCAAGATCGGCGCCGAGGCCGCCACGGCCGAAGAGCGCCTCGAAGCCGTCAGCCTCGGCCTGGGGGTCTGCCTCCTCGCGGAGAACAACGTGCCCATGTACCGCTGGCCCGGCCTCACCGCCCGCCCCGTCACCGGTCTCGCCCCGTGCGAGCTCGCCGTGGCCTGGCGCGCGGACGACGACCGCCCGACCATCCTCGAATTCGCCGCGCGCGTCCTCGAGGGCGGCTTCGCCGATAACCGCGAACCGGTCGCCGCGGCCCAGTAG
- the dacB gene encoding D-alanyl-D-alanine carboxypeptidase/D-alanyl-D-alanine-endopeptidase yields the protein MAGGNKQNIGGLEAKRRRRTWIVVTSALVVVVVAIAAVVLTLKPWTEEFRHGGLTVAAPPSPVKALPQVSPAPATAPAPSRTGLAAALAGVAANPDLGVFAASVSDGVTGEVLWSIDPDKPQIPASNAKVVLTAAALLALPPDRRVTTKVVTGAAPGELVLVGGGDPTLTNEPDGKGYYPDGPKLSDLVAQIKNSGRPVDSIVVDTSLYTGSNMAQGWDPRDIAGGSIAPIEPVMIDGGRLQPLVEYSPRTETPALDAGKALAAALGIDPARVRAGTAPAGAQQVAAVQSAQLKDRLRDMMVHSDDVLAETIAREIAQATGNELSFAGAVTGMMTTLRAAGFDLTGATLLDGSGLSVDDLLPPRLLDHLVAVAALPNTTAGQGDSPAPDPLASLLDYLPVAGATGTLGNRYTVRDRDGAGWVRAKTGTLDVASSLVGYVLDRDGRVLTFALMSNQRLPEASRPALDAIAATLRNCGCS from the coding sequence GTGGCAGGCGGGAACAAGCAGAATATCGGGGGTCTGGAGGCCAAGCGCCGGCGCAGAACCTGGATCGTGGTGACATCCGCGCTGGTTGTGGTGGTCGTCGCGATCGCCGCCGTGGTGCTGACGCTGAAACCGTGGACCGAGGAGTTCCGGCACGGCGGATTGACCGTCGCCGCGCCGCCCTCGCCGGTGAAGGCCCTGCCGCAGGTGTCGCCCGCGCCTGCGACCGCGCCCGCACCGAGCCGGACCGGGCTGGCCGCCGCGCTGGCCGGGGTGGCCGCCAATCCTGATCTGGGCGTTTTCGCCGCGTCGGTGTCCGACGGGGTGACCGGTGAGGTGCTGTGGAGCATCGACCCGGACAAACCGCAGATCCCCGCCTCGAACGCGAAGGTGGTGCTGACCGCTGCCGCGCTGCTGGCGCTGCCGCCGGACCGCCGGGTGACCACGAAGGTGGTGACCGGCGCCGCGCCCGGCGAGCTGGTGCTCGTGGGCGGCGGCGATCCGACGCTCACCAATGAGCCGGACGGCAAGGGCTACTACCCGGACGGGCCCAAGCTGTCGGATCTGGTTGCGCAGATCAAGAATTCGGGTAGGCCGGTGGACAGCATCGTGGTCGACACCTCGCTGTACACGGGCTCGAACATGGCGCAGGGCTGGGATCCGCGCGATATCGCGGGCGGTTCCATCGCGCCGATCGAGCCGGTGATGATCGACGGCGGCCGGCTGCAACCGCTGGTCGAGTATTCGCCGCGCACCGAGACGCCCGCGCTGGATGCCGGCAAGGCGCTCGCCGCCGCGCTCGGGATCGATCCGGCGCGGGTGCGGGCCGGTACCGCTCCGGCGGGTGCGCAGCAGGTCGCGGCCGTGCAGTCGGCGCAGCTGAAGGATCGGCTGCGCGACATGATGGTGCATTCCGACGATGTGCTCGCCGAGACCATCGCCCGGGAGATCGCGCAGGCCACCGGCAACGAACTGTCCTTCGCGGGCGCGGTGACCGGCATGATGACCACGCTGCGGGCGGCCGGATTCGATCTGACCGGCGCCACCCTGCTGGACGGCAGCGGGCTGTCGGTGGACGATCTGCTGCCGCCGCGGCTGCTGGACCATCTGGTCGCCGTCGCCGCGCTGCCCAACACCACTGCGGGGCAAGGGGATTCGCCCGCTCCCGACCCGCTGGCCAGCCTGCTCGACTACCTGCCGGTGGCGGGCGCGACCGGGACGCTGGGCAACCGCTACACGGTGCGCGATCGCGATGGTGCGGGCTGGGTTCGCGCCAAGACCGGAACTCTCGATGTGGCAAGCTCGTTGGTGGGATATGTGCTGGATCGCGATGGGCGCGTACTCACTTTCGCGCTGATGTCCAACCAGCGGCTCCCGGAGGCGAGCCGCCCCGCGTTGGACGCCATCGCCGCCACACTGCGCAACTGCGGATGCTCCTGA
- a CDS encoding amidase: MYDEGTALADGTAPVVDSAHPAAPTSGESPAPPGSTADPAAPTSAEHAAERAGADSTEEVAVASSAADSDGSSESRPPADTTTAGGIAAAVQNGVLTPEQVVDAALERIRSRDRKVNAFSRVRSDVVRAEARALAERPDLDLLPLAGVPIAVKNNIDVAGEVTRGGSRAGSDTAATADHPVVRRLRSAGAIVVGLTTVPEFGLWGVTDEPGRITRSPWNTRYSAGGSSGGSGAAVGLGLVPIAHGNDGLGSVRIPAACCGVVGVKPGRGLVPAQVGLDDWGGMTENGVLATTVADAALMLSVLADQPALADLDTPPALRVGLAVTPPSPLARVDRAWTAAARKAAAALATAGHEVQVAELPYQGATSALLLRWVANAAREAGTVAYPDRLQRRTRAHIALGNLVLKAGLVRQSQVDRIEARLLDYFDHHDVVITPTLATPPPRARNWHNLPWIANVIANASYSPFTPLWNLVGWPALTVPMGFHSRTRTPVAAQLVGPPGSESTLLRLAAQLEAAHPWRRTAP; encoded by the coding sequence ATGTACGACGAGGGCACCGCGCTGGCCGACGGCACCGCACCCGTGGTGGACAGCGCGCACCCGGCCGCGCCCACCTCCGGCGAGAGTCCCGCGCCGCCCGGCTCCACCGCAGACCCGGCCGCGCCCACCTCCGCCGAGCACGCGGCGGAGCGAGCCGGAGCCGATTCCACCGAGGAGGTAGCGGTGGCAAGCTCTGCGGCCGATTCCGATGGTTCCAGCGAATCCCGTCCGCCCGCAGACACCACCACCGCGGGCGGGATCGCCGCGGCCGTGCAGAACGGGGTGCTCACGCCGGAGCAGGTGGTCGATGCCGCGCTCGAACGCATCCGGTCCCGGGATCGAAAAGTGAACGCCTTCAGCCGGGTTCGCTCCGATGTGGTGCGCGCCGAGGCGCGGGCGCTGGCCGAGCGGCCGGATCTGGACCTGCTGCCGCTGGCCGGGGTGCCGATCGCGGTGAAGAACAATATCGACGTCGCCGGTGAGGTGACCCGGGGCGGTTCCCGCGCGGGCTCGGATACCGCCGCGACCGCCGACCATCCGGTGGTGCGACGACTACGCTCGGCCGGCGCGATCGTCGTCGGCCTGACCACGGTTCCCGAGTTCGGACTCTGGGGCGTCACCGACGAGCCCGGCCGAATCACCCGCAGTCCCTGGAATACTCGCTACAGCGCAGGCGGCTCCTCCGGCGGCTCCGGCGCCGCTGTCGGCCTCGGCCTGGTGCCGATCGCGCACGGCAACGACGGCCTCGGTTCGGTGCGCATCCCCGCGGCCTGCTGCGGCGTGGTCGGCGTCAAACCCGGACGCGGTCTGGTGCCCGCCCAGGTCGGCCTGGACGACTGGGGCGGCATGACCGAAAACGGCGTCCTGGCAACGACTGTGGCCGATGCCGCGCTCATGCTCTCGGTGCTCGCCGATCAGCCCGCCCTCGCCGATCTGGACACGCCCCCGGCCCTGCGCGTCGGCCTGGCCGTCACCCCGCCCAGCCCGCTGGCCCGGGTGGATCGCGCGTGGACCGCCGCTGCCCGCAAGGCCGCCGCCGCCCTCGCCACCGCCGGGCACGAGGTGCAGGTCGCCGAACTCCCCTACCAGGGCGCCACCTCCGCGCTGCTGCTGCGCTGGGTGGCCAACGCCGCCCGCGAGGCCGGCACCGTGGCCTACCCGGACCGGTTGCAGCGCCGCACCCGCGCCCACATCGCCCTCGGCAATCTGGTGCTCAAGGCCGGCCTGGTCCGGCAGTCGCAGGTCGACCGCATCGAAGCCCGGCTGCTCGACTACTTCGACCACCACGATGTCGTGATCACCCCGACCCTGGCCACCCCGCCGCCGCGGGCCCGCAACTGGCACAACCTGCCCTGGATCGCGAATGTGATTGCGAACGCCAGCTATTCGCCGTTCACCCCGCTGTGGAACCTGGTCGGCTGGCCCGCCCTCACCGTCCCCATGGGCTTCCACTCCCGCACCCGCACCCCCGTGGCGGCCCAGCTGGTCGGTCCGCCCGGCAGCGAATCCACCCTGCTGCGCCTGGCCGCCCAGCTCGAAGCGGCCCACCCCTGGCGGCGCACCGCCCCGTGA
- a CDS encoding zinc-dependent metalloprotease produces the protein MTGPENHAAHADQPGNGSARPGEVLVSEPRRKGPGLAGSVDWNLAARTGSALVPAGPRTTRYAAEQAVLELAAASKRAEGPVREVSGLIDDAPVPDARVLDRPGWIAAAAESMAQLTGTGADAGEKGKFVGKPAGVQAGAMLAFLSTAILGQYDPFSGPDGTLLLVAPNIMAVERALGVPPSDFRLWVCLHEVTHRVQFSSAPWLAEYMRGNVEILGETGEEPLADMLGRLVEAVRDRKRGIEDPAGGVVGLLRATQPEPQRDALDRLLMLGTLLEGHADHVMDAVGPAVVPSVTRIRAAFDQRRKRPANPIQRLLRALLGMDAKVAQYVRGKKFVDEVVGTVGMDRFNTIWTDGETLPRMDEINDPQRWVTRVLG, from the coding sequence ATGACCGGACCCGAAAACCATGCGGCCCACGCCGACCAGCCGGGGAACGGTAGCGCCCGCCCCGGCGAGGTGCTGGTGAGCGAACCGCGCAGGAAGGGGCCCGGCCTGGCCGGCTCCGTCGACTGGAATCTGGCCGCCCGCACCGGATCCGCCCTGGTGCCCGCCGGGCCGCGCACCACCCGCTACGCGGCCGAGCAGGCCGTGCTCGAACTGGCCGCGGCGTCCAAGCGGGCGGAGGGGCCGGTGCGCGAGGTCAGCGGGTTGATCGACGACGCGCCCGTGCCGGACGCGCGGGTGCTGGATCGGCCGGGCTGGATCGCGGCGGCCGCCGAGTCCATGGCCCAGCTCACCGGCACCGGCGCCGATGCGGGGGAGAAGGGCAAGTTCGTCGGCAAACCGGCGGGCGTGCAGGCGGGGGCCATGCTGGCGTTCCTGTCCACGGCCATTCTCGGCCAGTACGACCCGTTCAGCGGGCCGGACGGGACGCTGCTGCTGGTGGCCCCGAACATCATGGCGGTGGAGCGCGCACTCGGCGTGCCGCCCAGCGATTTCCGGCTGTGGGTGTGCCTGCACGAGGTCACCCATCGCGTCCAGTTCTCTTCCGCGCCTTGGCTTGCCGAGTACATGCGCGGCAATGTGGAGATCCTCGGCGAGACCGGGGAGGAGCCGTTGGCCGATATGCTCGGCCGCCTGGTCGAGGCGGTGCGGGATCGCAAGCGCGGCATCGAGGATCCGGCGGGCGGTGTGGTCGGGCTGCTGCGCGCGACCCAACCCGAACCGCAACGGGACGCCCTGGACCGGCTGCTCATGCTCGGCACGCTGCTCGAGGGTCATGCCGATCACGTCATGGACGCGGTCGGGCCCGCGGTGGTGCCGTCGGTGACGCGGATTCGCGCGGCGTTCGATCAGCGGCGCAAGCGGCCCGCCAATCCGATTCAGCGGCTGCTGCGCGCGCTGCTGGGCATGGACGCGAAGGTCGCGCAGTACGTGCGCGGCAAGAAGTTCGTGGACGAAGTGGTGGGCACGGTCGGCATGGATCGGTTCAACACGATCTGGACCGATGGCGAAACCCTGCCGCGCATGGACGAAATCAACGATCCGCAGCGCTGGGTGACGCGCGTCCTGGGCTGA
- the tilS gene encoding tRNA lysidine(34) synthetase TilS, producing MRHAVRDWLQRHAPAGAVAVALSGGADSLALTAAAVVEAAAVDALVVDHGLQDGSAAVAAAAAAHALRLGCRSARVLRVTVGRDGGTEAAARKARYAALDEARGGLPVLLGHTLDDQAETVLLGLARGSGARSIQGMAEYAEPWGRPLLSVRRATARQLCADVGLEPWEDPHNSAPEFTRVRLRSEVLPLLEDVLGGGVARALARTAAQLREDGAALDALAGDLLEAARDGEGLDLETLATAAPALRRRVIRAWLLAGGAKSLTDSNLRAVEALVIAWRGQGGVAVGGSVGGSRLVAAREHGRLILGPESSVPGRGGHHH from the coding sequence ATGCGTCACGCCGTACGGGATTGGCTCCAGCGGCACGCACCGGCGGGTGCGGTGGCGGTGGCGCTGTCCGGTGGCGCGGATTCGCTGGCGCTGACGGCCGCGGCCGTGGTGGAGGCGGCCGCGGTGGACGCACTGGTGGTCGATCACGGATTGCAGGACGGCTCGGCGGCGGTGGCGGCCGCGGCGGCCGCGCACGCGCTGCGGCTGGGCTGCCGGTCGGCGCGAGTGCTGCGGGTGACGGTCGGCCGGGACGGCGGCACGGAGGCCGCAGCGCGCAAGGCCCGCTATGCCGCCTTGGACGAGGCGCGCGGCGGTCTGCCCGTGCTGCTCGGCCACACCCTCGATGATCAGGCCGAAACCGTGCTGCTGGGTTTGGCGCGCGGGTCCGGGGCGCGGTCCATTCAGGGGATGGCCGAGTACGCCGAGCCGTGGGGCCGGCCGCTGCTGTCCGTGCGGCGTGCGACGGCTCGGCAGCTGTGCGCGGATGTCGGCCTCGAGCCCTGGGAGGATCCGCACAACAGTGCGCCGGAGTTCACCCGGGTGCGGTTGCGGTCGGAGGTGCTGCCGCTGCTGGAGGATGTGCTCGGTGGCGGGGTGGCGCGGGCGCTGGCCCGCACGGCCGCGCAGCTGCGGGAGGACGGCGCCGCGCTGGACGCGCTCGCCGGGGATTTGCTGGAGGCCGCTCGTGATGGTGAGGGCCTCGATCTCGAGACGCTCGCCACTGCCGCCCCGGCTTTGCGGCGGCGCGTCATTCGCGCCTGGTTGCTCGCGGGTGGCGCAAAATCATTGACGGACAGCAATTTACGAGCGGTCGAAGCGCTGGTCATCGCGTGGCGGGGGCAGGGCGGGGTCGCCGTGGGCGGTTCGGTGGGCGGGAGCAGGTTGGTTGCCGCGCGCGAACATGGCAGGCTCATACTGGGTCCGGAGTCGTCCGTGCCCGGTCGAGGTGGACACCATCACTGA